The Hymenobacter sp. DG01 sequence GCTGCACGTTGTCGGTAGCCTGCTTGCCATCCAGCTTAAAGCCAGCAAGGTGCGGGGCGCGGTTCTTCGGCCACTGCCCGCTCCAGAGGTACTGCATTACATCCACCACTTCCGACTCTTTGCCGTCCTCCGTGAAGATGCCGTACCAGGTGGGCGTGCGCTCCTGCTTCTGGCCCCAGAGGAACACGTAGGTGCCCAGGCACTGGGTTTTGTCTTTGGCCACGGAGGCCTCGTAGCGGCTCTGGTACACGGCAGCTTTCTGGCTGCTGGTTTCCTCTACGGAAGCCTTCCAAGGCGTAACGGGGCTTTCCCAGTGGCCGGTGGGTCCCCACTCCGCTACCACGTAGGGGCCGGTCCAGCCGGTGGTGCGTACCTGCTGCGGTATCTCAGCCAGGCCAGCGTAGGTGTTGATGCTCAGGATATCCACGGCCGGGCACTTGGCCTTGATGTAGTCCACCTCTTTCTGGTTGAGGCCGGCCAGCACAGTGCTGGTGGGGTGGTTGGGGTCCACCTCATGAATCATCTGGGCAATCTGCTGCACGGCGTCCCACACTTTGGGGTTGGTGTACTCCAGGTTCAGCTCGTTGCCGATGCCCCAGAACAGCAGAGCCGGGCTGTCTTTGTATTTCAGTACCTCGGCGCGGAGCTTCTGCAGCTGCTCAGCCACGGCCTGGGGGTTGTTGTAGTCGAAGCCGTGCCGCTCTCGGGCTACATCGAGGCCCATCATCACGGTGAGGCCGTTTTTCTGAGCTTCGGCCAGCACTTTGTCGGCGTTGTGAGTGCTCCAGGTCCGGATGGAGTTGCCGCCGTAGGCCTGCACCCGCTCCGGAAACTGGCCGCCGCCGGCCCCCTTAATGAAGTAGGGCTGGCCGCCGCGCAGCAGCTCGTAGCGGCCGTTGGCTTGTTTTACTTCCACCTTCACCGGGGCGTTTTGGGCGAAGGCGGGGGTAGCGAAAGAAAGCAGGGAGAGTAGCAGGCAGGGTTTCATAGATACACAGGGGGTAGCAGACAGGTCCGGCCCGGGGCCGTGAGCGTTAAAGTAACGGGTATTTTTCACTGATGCCCCTACCCCTGGTTTCCCGTCAGACCTTGTGCTCCGCCACCCGAACCGCCGCCGACACCTCCCTACCCTGCCAGCGCGGCCAAACCCGCACCAGCCACGCCGCGCCCGGCAGCGCCACCGTCATTGTGGACAGGGCCGCCACTTCCCAGAACGAAAATCCCGGCACCCGTACCAGCACCTCCGCCACCAGCGCCACGTAGAGCTCCAGCACCGACCCGTACATAAACCCAGCGTGCAGCTGCTGCCACGCGCGAGCAGGCTTACGCCGCAGTACCGGCGCCATACCGGCTACCAGGGTAAGCGCGCTGAGCACGGCTGCTACGTGGAAGATGCCGAAGCCATGGAACTGCCGGTAAATCCCGAAACAGGTAACCAGCATGACCGCCAACGCTCCTACATAGCCGTAGCCCAGCCGCTTGTGCAGCAGGCCAGACTTGGGGCGCACGAGCACGGTGGTGCCCAAAACCAAGGAAGCCAGAGCTGCCAGCAGGTGCACCAGGCCCCAGGAGCTATAAACAATACTGTGCATGTTGTGCGTACTTATTAGGCTGCCGATGGTTCGGCAATGGCAGCGGTGCCTGCCTGAACAGTACATACTCATCCGTATATCGTTTTTCGCGGGGGCGGGGGCCGGCCGTGCCTGTTCGCCGCCCGCCGGAGGCGGCCGCGGAAAAAAGTTGCTGCCCCGCTGTAACCATCCGAAACATGCCCGGTTTCCACGCCCGAATCCGGATACTCACCTGCCTTTTTCTGCTTCTGGCGCTCTCAGCTACCTGGTCAGGACCTGACTAGCGGCTGAACCCCAGCAACCTGCCCGCCTGCTGCCCTCCGACGCCATCTTTTGCGCGTCGCGGATTGCTGTTGCCTATGCGGAGCGGGGTCAGCCTTCTGCCGTGCCGTACTTCTCCCTACCCCCTTCACCTGCCTCTACCCTTGAACTCAACCTTCTACCCTCTTTCCCGGGCAAAAGCCAGCCGACTACTCCTGGGCTTGCTGCTCCTGCTGACGGCCCCGGTGGCCCTGGCCCAGCAGACGGGCCCGCTCACGGGCCTGGTACGCACCGCCGCCGGCTTACCCCTCGACTACGCCACCGTGACTCTGCACCGCGCGGCCGACTCCGTGGTGGTGAAAACCGAATTCAGCGACGCGGCCGGGGCCTACCGGTTTGAGCAGCTAGTCCCGGGCCGCTACCGCGTGTCGGCGGCGCAGGTGGGTTACGCGCGCGGCTGGAGCGCAGTCTTTGAATGGCCAACCAGCGCCCGGGCCCTACCCCCTATCAGCTTGCCAAACAGCGCGTCAACCCAACTCCGGGAAGTGCAGGTAGTGGGCCAGAAGCCGCTGTATGAGCGCCTGGCCGACCGGACGGTGGTAAACGTGGAAGGCTCGGCGCTGGCTACCGGCAACACCACCCTGGACGTGCTCAGCCGGGCACCCGGCGTCACGGTGGACGGCAACGACAACCTGGCTTTGCGTGGGCGGCAGGGCCTGCTGGTGCTTATTGATGGTAAGCGGCAGCCCATGACGGGCTCCGAGCTGGCCGACTACCTGCGTAGCCTACCGGCCGACCAGCTGAAAAGCATCGAGCTGATTACCAACCCGCCGGCCAAGTATGATGCCCAGGGCAGTGCAGGTATTATCGACATCAAGCTGAAGAAAGATCAGCGCCAGGGTACCAATGGCAGCGGCACCATCAGCTACGGGCGCGGGGAGTTCGGCAAGTTTACCACCAGCGCCTCCGGCAACCACCGCCGCAAAAACCTGAACGTGTTTGCGTCCACCACCTACACCCGGCGCAACAACTTCAGCGTCCGGAACACCTACCGCTCCTACTACGAAACCCTTGATGGGCAGCCGGTACTCGTAGGCTCGGCCGATCAGCGCAACTACCAAACCGGCTCCGACCACTTTCTGATCTGGCGGCTGGGGGCCGATGTGAGCCTGGCGAAGAATACCACCCTGGGCGGGGTAGTAACCAGCTTTGCCGTGCCCAGCCCGCGCCCAAATGGCATTGGCACCAACACTAGCACATTTTACGATGCCAACGGGCAGGTGCGCGACTTTTACACGGCCCGCAGCACCAGCCAGGGCTACAACCCCAACCTCACGGCCAACCTCAACTTCCGGCACACTTTCGGGGAAGCTGCGGCCACCAAGCGCGAGCTGACGGCCGACCTGGACTACGCCCGCTACTACCAGCACCGCCTCCAAAGCCAGACCACGTTCTTTGAGCTGTCGGGGCGGCCGCAGACCCTGCTGACCGGCGACCAGACCGGCGAGCTGCTTATTCAGGCCGCCAAGGCCGACTACACCCAGGCCCTGAGCGCCACGGCCAACCTGGAGGCCGGCGCCAAGGTGAGCCGGGTGTTTTCTGATAATGATGTGCTGTTTGAAAACACGGCGGAGGGCGTAACCACCGTGGACCGGGGCCGCACCAACCGCTTCCGCTACAACGAGGTTATTTCGGCGGCCTACCTGAACCTGAGCCGCAGCTTCGGGAAGCTGAACGCACAGGCCGGCTTGCGCGGCGAGCAAACTCACGCCACCGGCCAGCAGATGGTAGCCGCCGACAACTTCCGGCGCGACTACTACCAGCTCTTCCCGAGCGCGGCGCTGAAATACGTTGCCAACGACCGGCACGAGTGGGCGGCTTCGCTGAGCCGGCGCATCAACCGCCCCTCCTACCGCCAGCTTAACCCCTTCCGCTTCGTCATCGACCCGACCACTTCCGGCAAGGGCAACCCCGAGCTGCGCCCCGAAACCAGCTACAACCTGGAGTTAACCCACACGTTCCGGCAGAAATTCACTACCGGACTCAGCTACAGCCTCACCCGCGCCCCCATTACGGATGTGGCCCAGCCCGAGTCCGACACGTCCACCGTTTCGATGTACGTGAACCTGGACCGCCAGCACTACACGGCCCTCACGTTTACGGCTCCGCTCACGCCCGCCAAATGGTGGCAGGTGTACAACAATGCCGTGTTATATTACATCCACTACCAGGGCACGTTGGCCGGCACGGCTCTTAACCGCGGCCAGGGTGCCTTCACGCTCAGCAGCAACAGCACCTTCACGCTGGGCAAGGGCTGGGGCGCCGAGCTAAACGGCAATTACTACTCGCGGCAGCGCGTTGGTTTCTTTGTTTTCGAAGATTTCGGCCAGGTAGGGCTGGCCGTGCAAAAGGCTTTCTGGGAAAAGCAGGCCACCCTGAAGCTGGCTGCCACCGATATTCTTTACACCTCGCCCCTGCGCGCTACCTCCCGCTACACCAACTATCAGGAAAATCTGTTTCTGCGCCGCGACTCCCGCGTGGTAACCCTTTCTCTGGGCTGGAAGCTCGGCAACGACAAGCTAACTGCCACCAACCGCCGCAGCGGCGCCGAGGAAGAAAAGCGCCGGGCCCAGTAAGCAGCAGGTAAAACAGAGGCTGGAAGCACTGACGTTGAGGTAGCGCGGCATGCCCCAGACTGGGAAAGTCTTACTTTGTTGGGACGAGCTTGCCCCGGGTGTGTAATATTCGGAGCTTATAGCACATTGCCTGAAAACAGGCCACAAAATTGCAAGGAGGAGCAGCTGCCTCCCTTTTTCTGCCCGTGCTATTGCTATGGATATTCTTCGCCGTCATCATGTTTCTTCCTATGGTACCGGGAGCCAACCCCTGGTTTTCTCTCACGGATTCGGTACCGACCAGCAGGCCTGGCAATACGTGGCTCCGGCCTTCGCCGCCCGGCATCGAGTAGTGCTTTTTGATTTGGTGGGGGCCGGCTCCTCCGACAAATCTGCCTACGATTTCGCGCGTTACGGCACGCTGGCGGGCTACGCCGATGATCTGGTAAACCTGCTGCGTAGCCTACAGCTGCCCAAAGTGGTGTACGTGGGCCACTCCGTGAGCGGCATGATTGGGGTACTGGCCGCTATTGAGGCGCCGGAGCTGTTTGAGCGGCTGGTGCTGCTGGCGGCCTCCCCCTGCTACCTCAACGACGGCGAGTACCCGGGGGGCTTTGAGGCCGCTGACCTGGAAGAGCTGCTCGACTTTCTGAACCGCGACTACCGGGCCTGGTCCGACACTATGGTTCCCAATTTGGTAGGCGGCGACATGCGTCCCGAGCTGGTGGACGAGGTGCTGGCCAGCTTTTCGCGCGTTGAGCCCGCCATTGCCCGGCAGTTTAGCCGCGCGGCCTTCCTCTCCGACTACCGCGCCCAGCTCACCCAGCTTCGGGTGCCGTCCCTGATTATTCAGTGCGCCGAAGATTCCATTGCCCCTGCCGCGGTGGGCCGCTACCTGCACGAGAGACTGGCCGGCAGCACCCTGGAAATCCTGAACACCACCGGCCACTACCCTCACCTCAACGCCCCGGTGGCTACCATTTCCTGCCTGGAACGCTACCTGGGTACTCCCCTGGCCAGTGCTTAAGCCCTGAAACGCTGCCCGGCGGCTTGAATCCAGGCCGGATGGCTTCCATTCAACAGCTCAGGCCCGGTGTGTAGCACGCCGGGCCTGAGCTGTTGAATGGGGGCGACAGGGGCGCTACAAGGGCTCGTCGTTGCTGGTGTTGCTGGCACCGGGGTCAGCCCCCGCACCCCCGTCTGGGCCGGTAGTGGAGGCGGTGGCATCGGCGGGCATCTCATGGTCAGGTTCCGTCGGGGCCGCCGATGCTTTTTCTTCGGTATCGGGCGCTGCCGGGGTGCTTTCGGGGCGCGGCAGGTTGGTGCCTTTGTCGGCATCGGAGCTCTGTGTATCGGGGGTGCCTTTGGCGGGCAGAGTAGGTTCGGCTGGGTTGGGTGGGGCAGGGTTGGTTCGGGGGTCCATGGGGGGTAGTGTCTGGTAGTAACTGGGGTTACGAAGAGCTGCTCATGCGGCGGCGGCCCAACCCTGTGTACGCTGAAGCTGAACCGTTGGATATCACCAACCCTAGCAACCGCCTCTGCGTTATAGTAGCATTCACCATTTCCTTTGTCCATCATGAGCATCTTTGGTTCCAATAGTCCAAGCGGCACACTAGGAGGCCTGATTTCGGGCCTGTTCGGCGGCAGAAACGCCGTAAACTCTTCCACCGGCGCCTACAACACGCCGGCCCGCTCCGGCGGCAACCGCAAGCTGCTGGGCGGCGCCCTGCTGGCAGCCGGCGCGGCCTACCTCTACAACCGTAACCGCAACAAGAACGCTCAAGCCACCTCCTTTAACCCGAACCTGTAGGTTGCTGGCCTGAATAGTTGAAAGCCCCACCAATGACCAGTTTCGGTTAGTGGTGGGGCTTTTGTTTGCGTGGGGTCCGTGGTAGCTTATCTCTCAAAGGCACCTACAGCTACTTCTCTCTTCCGGGAGGTGCAGAAAGCCGTAGGAGCAGCTGCCAGGCCGCTCAATGTGCTTTATCCATCGAGCCTCTTCAGCGCTTCGGGCGCAACCGGCGTAAAGAAGTTTACCAGGTTACCGTCCGGGTCGCGGAACAGCAACGAGCGGTTGCCCCAGGGCATCGTGGTAGGCTCCTGCACTACGGCGCCGCGGAGCACCTCGGCCAGCCGCTGATAATCCGCATCCACGTCTGCTACGCGGAACTCCAGAATGACCGAGCGATTCTGCGCGGCGGCAGCAATTTCAGCGCCCCCAAACAGCTGCAAGGTGTGTGTACTGCCAATGGCCAAGGTAGCCGTAGGGGTCTGCAGCTCGGCAAAGTTTTCGGTGTAGTACGTCAGCGGCATACCGGTAATCTGCTCGTAAAAGTGCACCAGGCGCTTGATGTCGGCGGTGATAATTCGGACGGAGGCAAACTTCATGGAAGTAGGTAAAAAGTGAATGATGCCCCAAAGCACTACCCTCCCACTGACAGCCCTATGGCAGTCTGCACGGCCACCCCGAAAAAATTTACACCGCGTGGGGTAGGCCCAGACCGGCAATATACTCCGTGAGCAGCAGGTGCTCGGTCTTGGTAAAAGGCCTGGTGGTAGCCGTAAGCCGTTGGATGCGCGTCACCTTAAAGTCGCGGTAGGCCTGCCGCAGCTGGCACCAGCCCACTACGTGCCAGGCAAAGTTGTAGAACGCCAACCCTGTCGGCTCGATGTGCCGCTGGCTGCTGCGGCCGCTTTTGTCGCAGTACTCCATGGCTACCACTTTGCGCTCGGCCAGCGCCGACTGCAAGGTGGCCAGGTAATCGGCCGGACCGCGGAAGTACTCCGGCACGTGCATTTTGATGCTGCTGGTAAACTGCTGAAGCTTCGCTCGTTCCCGTTCGCGCAGCACGGCCTTCACCTTGGTCAGGGCAGTAGCGCAGTGTGCCTGAATGGAGGCATCGGCCAGGGTGGCGGCCAGGGTTTCCAGCAGCACCAGGGCATTGGCTTCCTGCGGGGTAAAGGACACTGGCGGCAGAAAGTAGCCCTGCACCAGAAAATAGCCCTTGTGCGGCTCGAAGCTCACCGGAATGCCTTGTTCGCCCAGGGCTTTGATGTCGCGGTACACCGTACGCACGCTAATGGCAAACTGCTCGGCCAGCTGCTCGGCCGTAACGTACTTTTTCGCCTGCAGCAGGGTAGTAATGCCGAAGAGGCGGTCAATGCGGTTCATGGGGAGTAGTGCGGTACTGAGTAGGAAGGTGCGTGACCGGTGCGGGTTATGCCACACGAAGCTCGCCCCCACGTTACCACTTCCACAGTTTCCCGGCGTGGCTGGCTACAAGATACCGCGTCAGATTCGCGTCAGGCAAAGGGCGGGCACATATGCTGGTGCGGCTAGAGCAGGCTACCAGCGAGGCGGCAGTTACTGGGCTTGTTTTTCCAGTACGTACACGTGCAGGCGTTTGCGGAGCTGAAACCCCATTTTTTGGTACAAAGCATACGCCGGAACATTGTCCTCATAGACGTGTAGGAAGGGAGTGTTGCCGGCTGCTAAAATGTGGCCCAGCTGATACCGAACCAGCTGGTGGCCATACCCGCGGCCGAGGTAGGCCGGGTGGGTACATACGGCGCTGATTTCGGTGTAGGGCGAGGGTTGTAGCCGCTGCCCGGCCATAGCCACCAACTGGCCGTCCTGGAAAATACCGTGGTAGCCGCCGAAGTCAATGGTGCGGGGTAAAAACGGCCCCGGATTCGTCAGGCTCGTCAGGGCCAGCATAGCGGGCACGTCCGGTTCCTGTAAGGCCACCACGTTACTGCTATCCACTGCGGGCACCTCCAAATGTGGATATACTAGCTGCAGCAGCTCTTTGTGCAGCAGCAGTTGCCAGCCAGGAGGTAGGGAAATAGGTTCTGGGGTGAACAGCACGGTAGGGGCACCGACAGGAGACAATTCATGCAGACAATGAAAGGCCTGCGGCGAGTAGTCAGCCAGCCCCGCAAAGGCTCCCACATCGCGCGGCAGAACCCAGGCCAGCTCATCGCCAATGGCCAAGGACTGGTTGCCGGTTCGCAGGGCGTTCCAAATGGGGTTATCCAGGGGGTGTTCCATAGCAGCAGGCAGGCAATACATGATGAATACGAACCGAATATATAAGGTGCTTCGCCGCCAGGTAACAACCCCAGCCAGCGCGAGTTTAGCGCAATCGGACTGGCGCTGGAGTATAATGTAGGTTTTCAACTCGCCTGCCAAAACGCTGACGTTCGGACGGCGCAGCACCGGCTTGCCGTTTTAGTGGCCGCGAAGACATAACCTATATCTTATAACTGAGCACCAATTATGCGGCAGTATAATGCGCAATAATTGGTGGGGTAGGCCGTAAGCAGCAGGGCGGTGAGCCTCAAAGAAACTACAATGTGCCCGTCCCTCGGGACGGGCAGCCGCACCCTGCAGCCCTACTACAACAGCAGCGGGCAGCCGGCCGCTACACGGAACGGTGCTCGGTACTTCTGGTGTTTCCTAGTTCACCATTTTTCCCGTACCAACATTCTACGATCTTTTAGCGGATTTTAAGAACGGTTTACGTGGTAGCCCTAACGGTTAAACTAAACCTTACGTCGCGGCTGGTTTGCTATAGGTGGCTTGTCTACTTACATTTGTAGTTGGCCACGATGTCTACCTGTTCAATAGGTATAGATTTGTAGTGAGTGGTTTTTCAAAAGTAATATATATGGATAACTTGTCATCTGACCGTGCCAAAGCGCCAAAGGCGCGCGCACCTCGCAATCAAACTCTTACAGTTGAACCTGCGGAAGAATCATCATTAATGGCAAAGACGATAACTGTGGAAATGCCAACAACAGTCGAAGCATTACAAGGGAAAGTCATTCATCAAGATTTATTCAAATGCTTGCCAAATCTACCAGCAAGATTTATAGACTTATTGATTATCGACCCGCCTTATAACCTCAGCAAAAAGTTTGGAAAGAGTAAATTCGCAAAAACATCAACCCAAAGCTATGGCGAATATGTAGAGAGCTGGCTTCTACCCCTATTGAGATGTTTAAAACCGGCAGCTTCTATTTATGTGTGTTGTGATTGGCCTTCATCATCGCCGATTCAACAGGTACTTGAAAAGCATCTTATCATTCGCAACCGAATTACTTGGGAACGTGAAAAAGGTCGTGGAGCAAAAACAAATTGGAAAAATTGCTCAGAAGATATTTGGTTTTGCACTTTATCAGAAGATTATTATTTTAATGTTGAAGCAGTAAAGCTGAAGCGAAAAGTAATCGCCCCTTATCGAGATGCTGCAGGTGATCCCAAGGATTGGGAAGAGAATAATAGTGGCAATTATCGTCTTACTCATCCTTCCAATTTATGGACTGACATTTCGATACCATTTTGGTCTATGCCTGAAAACACTGACCACCCCACTCAAAAGCCAGAAAAATTAGTAGCTAAACTACTATTAGCAAGCTCTCGGCCAGGCGATTTCGTATTTGACCCTTTTTTGGGCTCTGGTACAACTGCTGTAGTAGCAAAGAAACTAGGCAGAAATTTTGCTGGCGTAGAACTTGAGCCGGAATATTGCCAAATGGCTGTTAAAAGGCTCGAAGCAACTAAGTTTGAGGATTCAATCCAAGGCTATCATGATGGATATTTTTGGGAGCGCAATAGTCTAGCGGAGCAAAAAAATTCAAATAACCCTGACAAAACAATTCAATCCCCATTAGAGATAGAACCTAGGAAAAACAAACGTGGACGACCAAAGAAACAACAACTAGAGATTCATAATCTGTTTAATGAGTAATACCCTTCAAGATTTCATTGAGTTTGTAGAATCACAATCTGGCAAACTACGCAAGGCCCAGTTAGCAAATTTGGCTCAATCCACTTTTGCTCTAGTAAAAGACAGATCAGTTTATTATCGAGAAGAATTTGCTGTTCGATTTAGCACAGCTAATAGCTCAAACTTCAGCAATACTGTATTATCACTTTCAAATTTACAAAAATATGACACCCGCATCTTTCTTGTATGCCTCGTTACCCCAGATGCAAACTTTTTATTAATAGCTAATACTACATTTCTTAAGAAAATAAGTCACTCTTCACAAAAATTACGCATTGATAATATTAGGGGCAGTTTTAATGGCTCTGATATATTGCGAGAGTTTATTGGCACACCAAATATTCCTAAGCATTTCGACGAGCTGTTCTTAATACACAAAAATATAGATTTCTCAGAGAACCTGGCTCGATTAGTTGAAACAACCAACAATATAAGCCCAGTAGGCTCTAGGTTTCATGTTACTCCCAGCTCACAGTCAGTAATTTTGGAAGCTCCACAACGTGCTCATCAATTTATTAATTCTGAAGATGCCATCACGTTAAAATCCGAGTTAGATGAACAAGTAGCTAGGTTTCAGACAGAAATCATGGTGGCCGCTCTAATTGAAAACGTAAATATTAGAGGCCGCGTTATTGAATATTTAATTACCGGAGAAGATGAAACTTTCAAACAGGAGCTGTCTTCTTATCTAAATTCTAATAAAAACGAAACACTTAATTTCAGGACAAAGAACACTCTTGGAGACTACACACGTGTTTTTGAACATTTTATAACACAAACAGACGTTAAAACTAAAATCATGGTTTTGAGTTCTAATCCTAAAGGCTATAATCTGGATAAGATATTAGAATTCTTAAGCCAAGAAAAAACCGTCTTTATGTTCTATTTCGTTGGCATAACCACAGCCAGCCATGTTGAAACAGCTTTAATTTCAATGTTTCAACATGACTTACTAAATGCAACTATTGCATTAAAACATTGTGCCGGTAGAGCTTCGAGAGGAGTGACTCAGTTTAATGGAGAGATAATAAAAAAATTAATTAAGACTCCAAACAACTTTGTGAGTCAAGATGAGTCAATAGCGTTTCTTAATGAATTAATTGAATTGTAGATTAAATGTCCTTCTGTTATTAATACAGTCATTAATTCTTGCATAGATTCCGGGACCAACTTGTAGAACATCAAGCCCGGCCAACTATCCGCGTTGTTTATAGTGGTGTTACAGGAACCAGCTACTTACAGGCCCGGTCACGCTTCTTATCGGCGAGCTGCCAATTCACATTGACAGCGGTGTGTACGCTTAATGGCCAGAGCTTTGTACTTATAGCGGATTCCTGAACGGTATACGTAATAGCCGCACTGGCTGAACCATGCTTTGGCATCTTATCTGGTAATCTATTCAACAGTGGTTTGAATAGCTGCTTTGAGGGCTTCGCGGGTGCGGAACTAACACTTGGCCAATGTACAAAGCGAAACTGCTCTAGTTCAGCTCACCCATCACCTGAACTACCAGTCACGCCTGTGCGCTCATGCATAAGCTGCACGGCGGCCCGCCCCAGCCGGGCAACGCCGCCACCTAACTGGTCTGCTTCTATCGCCGTACAAGATTACCTGCCAAGGCTACGCTTACGCAGAAACGAGCCGCTACCTGCACCTACCGGAATCCCGACTCGGCAAATGCCCGCCACGTGCTGGCTTAAAACCATAAAATACGCTTGCATACATCCGCTTACGTATGACGCTCACCCGCAGCTACCTGTTATCGCATTTGTTTTAATGCCCGTAGCTCACTACCCGCGTCACCTTCCACTGTCCGTCGCGTAGGCGCCACACCATCATATTCTTGAATGTGCCGCAGTCGTCGCGGCCGTTCTCAACGTGGCAGAA is a genomic window containing:
- a CDS encoding TonB-dependent receptor → MNSTFYPLSRAKASRLLLGLLLLLTAPVALAQQTGPLTGLVRTAAGLPLDYATVTLHRAADSVVVKTEFSDAAGAYRFEQLVPGRYRVSAAQVGYARGWSAVFEWPTSARALPPISLPNSASTQLREVQVVGQKPLYERLADRTVVNVEGSALATGNTTLDVLSRAPGVTVDGNDNLALRGRQGLLVLIDGKRQPMTGSELADYLRSLPADQLKSIELITNPPAKYDAQGSAGIIDIKLKKDQRQGTNGSGTISYGRGEFGKFTTSASGNHRRKNLNVFASTTYTRRNNFSVRNTYRSYYETLDGQPVLVGSADQRNYQTGSDHFLIWRLGADVSLAKNTTLGGVVTSFAVPSPRPNGIGTNTSTFYDANGQVRDFYTARSTSQGYNPNLTANLNFRHTFGEAAATKRELTADLDYARYYQHRLQSQTTFFELSGRPQTLLTGDQTGELLIQAAKADYTQALSATANLEAGAKVSRVFSDNDVLFENTAEGVTTVDRGRTNRFRYNEVISAAYLNLSRSFGKLNAQAGLRGEQTHATGQQMVAADNFRRDYYQLFPSAALKYVANDRHEWAASLSRRINRPSYRQLNPFRFVIDPTTSGKGNPELRPETSYNLELTHTFRQKFTTGLSYSLTRAPITDVAQPESDTSTVSMYVNLDRQHYTALTFTAPLTPAKWWQVYNNAVLYYIHYQGTLAGTALNRGQGAFTLSSNSTFTLGKGWGAELNGNYYSRQRVGFFVFEDFGQVGLAVQKAFWEKQATLKLAATDILYTSPLRATSRYTNYQENLFLRRDSRVVTLSLGWKLGNDKLTATNRRSGAEEEKRRAQ
- a CDS encoding glycoside hydrolase family 2 TIM barrel-domain containing protein, which encodes MKPCLLLSLLSFATPAFAQNAPVKVEVKQANGRYELLRGGQPYFIKGAGGGQFPERVQAYGGNSIRTWSTHNADKVLAEAQKNGLTVMMGLDVARERHGFDYNNPQAVAEQLQKLRAEVLKYKDSPALLFWGIGNELNLEYTNPKVWDAVQQIAQMIHEVDPNHPTSTVLAGLNQKEVDYIKAKCPAVDILSINTYAGLAEIPQQVRTTGWTGPYVVAEWGPTGHWESPVTPWKASVEETSSQKAAVYQSRYEASVAKDKTQCLGTYVFLWGQKQERTPTWYGIFTEDGKESEVVDVMQYLWSGQWPKNRAPHLAGFKLDGKQATDNVQLQPGQSYPVAAAVTDPDKDPLTYRYELLPESTDLKSGGDRESRPAAIPGLIPAGAKAQTTLKAPNKEGAYRLFVYAYDGKDNVATANIPFYVKGK
- a CDS encoding YafY family protein yields the protein MNRIDRLFGITTLLQAKKYVTAEQLAEQFAISVRTVYRDIKALGEQGIPVSFEPHKGYFLVQGYFLPPVSFTPQEANALVLLETLAATLADASIQAHCATALTKVKAVLRERERAKLQQFTSSIKMHVPEYFRGPADYLATLQSALAERKVVAMEYCDKSGRSSQRHIEPTGLAFYNFAWHVVGWCQLRQAYRDFKVTRIQRLTATTRPFTKTEHLLLTEYIAGLGLPHAV
- a CDS encoding GNAT family N-acetyltransferase, with protein sequence MEHPLDNPIWNALRTGNQSLAIGDELAWVLPRDVGAFAGLADYSPQAFHCLHELSPVGAPTVLFTPEPISLPPGWQLLLHKELLQLVYPHLEVPAVDSSNVVALQEPDVPAMLALTSLTNPGPFLPRTIDFGGYHGIFQDGQLVAMAGQRLQPSPYTEISAVCTHPAYLGRGYGHQLVRYQLGHILAAGNTPFLHVYEDNVPAYALYQKMGFQLRKRLHVYVLEKQAQ
- a CDS encoding alpha/beta fold hydrolase — its product is MDILRRHHVSSYGTGSQPLVFSHGFGTDQQAWQYVAPAFAARHRVVLFDLVGAGSSDKSAYDFARYGTLAGYADDLVNLLRSLQLPKVVYVGHSVSGMIGVLAAIEAPELFERLVLLAASPCYLNDGEYPGGFEAADLEELLDFLNRDYRAWSDTMVPNLVGGDMRPELVDEVLASFSRVEPAIARQFSRAAFLSDYRAQLTQLRVPSLIIQCAEDSIAPAAVGRYLHERLAGSTLEILNTTGHYPHLNAPVATISCLERYLGTPLASA
- a CDS encoding VOC family protein, producing the protein MKFASVRIITADIKRLVHFYEQITGMPLTYYTENFAELQTPTATLAIGSTHTLQLFGGAEIAAAAQNRSVILEFRVADVDADYQRLAEVLRGAVVQEPTTMPWGNRSLLFRDPDGNLVNFFTPVAPEALKRLDG
- a CDS encoding DNA methyltransferase, producing the protein MDNLSSDRAKAPKARAPRNQTLTVEPAEESSLMAKTITVEMPTTVEALQGKVIHQDLFKCLPNLPARFIDLLIIDPPYNLSKKFGKSKFAKTSTQSYGEYVESWLLPLLRCLKPAASIYVCCDWPSSSPIQQVLEKHLIIRNRITWEREKGRGAKTNWKNCSEDIWFCTLSEDYYFNVEAVKLKRKVIAPYRDAAGDPKDWEENNSGNYRLTHPSNLWTDISIPFWSMPENTDHPTQKPEKLVAKLLLASSRPGDFVFDPFLGSGTTAVVAKKLGRNFAGVELEPEYCQMAVKRLEATKFEDSIQGYHDGYFWERNSLAEQKNSNNPDKTIQSPLEIEPRKNKRGRPKKQQLEIHNLFNE